The following are from one region of the Pelagibius sp. CAU 1746 genome:
- a CDS encoding GNAT family N-acetyltransferase, with the protein MTTTAIPTLTTKRLILRPWRDSDLAPFAALNADPEVMEHFPASLSREESEAMVGRLRAHFAERGFGWWAAELPGEAPFIGFIGIWVPNFEAHFTPCVEVGWRLARPFWGRGYATEGARECLRFGFQDLGLEEIVSLTTTTNARSQAVMRRLGMTCDPADDFDHPKLPQGHRLCRHVLYRLKGADWSNGQ; encoded by the coding sequence ATGACCACGACCGCCATCCCGACCCTCACCACCAAGCGCCTGATCCTGCGTCCCTGGCGCGACAGCGACCTGGCGCCCTTCGCGGCGCTGAACGCCGATCCCGAGGTCATGGAGCACTTCCCGGCGTCCTTGAGCCGGGAGGAGAGCGAGGCCATGGTCGGCCGCCTGCGGGCGCACTTCGCCGAGCGCGGCTTCGGCTGGTGGGCGGCGGAGCTGCCGGGGGAGGCGCCCTTCATCGGCTTCATTGGCATCTGGGTTCCCAACTTCGAGGCCCACTTCACCCCCTGCGTCGAGGTCGGCTGGCGCCTCGCCCGGCCCTTCTGGGGCCGCGGCTACGCCACCGAGGGCGCGCGGGAATGCCTGCGTTTCGGCTTCCAGGATCTGGGCCTGGAGGAGATCGTTTCCCTGACCACCACGACCAACGCCCGCTCCCAGGCGGTCATGCGCCGTCTCGGCATGACCTGCGATCCCGCCGACGATTTCGACCATCCCAAGCTGCCGCAGGGCCACCGCCTGTGCCGGCATGTGCTGTATCGGCTGAAAGGCGCGGACTGGAGTAACGGGCAGTGA
- a CDS encoding aspartate dehydrogenase yields the protein MSDQITVAIAGFGAIGYAVAEALDAGKLPGLSLAAVSARDTAKAEGRMAGFKRPVPVLPYQDLAAADVVIECLPAAHFAELARSVLGQGKTLIPLSVGALLPRPELIDLAREKGGTIVVPTGALLGLDAVRACAEGPVESVTLVTRKPPGGLAGAPHLVENDISVENLTEPKLVFEGTARDGAKGFPANVNVAAALSLAGIGPDKTSLQIWADPTVTRNTHTVRVEADAARLTMTIENVPTEENPKTGKITALSVLATLRRMAGPLRVGT from the coding sequence TTGTCAGATCAGATCACTGTCGCCATCGCCGGCTTCGGCGCCATCGGCTATGCCGTGGCCGAAGCCCTGGACGCCGGAAAGCTGCCCGGGCTGAGCTTGGCCGCCGTCTCGGCGCGCGATACCGCCAAGGCCGAGGGCCGCATGGCCGGGTTCAAGCGGCCCGTGCCCGTCCTGCCGTATCAGGACCTGGCGGCGGCCGACGTGGTGATCGAGTGCCTGCCCGCGGCGCATTTCGCCGAGTTGGCCCGATCCGTCCTCGGCCAGGGCAAGACCCTGATCCCGCTGTCGGTCGGTGCGCTGCTGCCGCGGCCGGAGCTGATCGACCTGGCGCGCGAGAAAGGCGGCACCATCGTGGTGCCGACCGGCGCCCTGCTGGGCCTGGACGCCGTCCGGGCCTGCGCCGAGGGGCCGGTGGAGAGCGTCACCCTGGTGACCCGCAAGCCGCCCGGCGGCCTCGCCGGCGCGCCGCACCTGGTCGAAAACGACATCTCGGTCGAGAACCTCACCGAGCCCAAGCTGGTCTTCGAGGGCACCGCCCGCGACGGCGCCAAGGGCTTCCCGGCCAACGTGAACGTCGCCGCGGCGCTCAGCCTCGCCGGCATCGGCCCCGACAAGACCTCCCTGCAGATCTGGGCCGACCCCACGGTCACCCGCAACACCCACACCGTGCGGGTCGAGGCCGACGCCGCGCGCCTGACCATGACCATCGAGAACGTGCCGACGGAAGAAAACCCAAAGACCGGCAAGATCACCGCCCTCTCGGTGCTGGCCACCCTGCGCCGCATGGCCGGGCCGCTCAGAGTGGGGACTTGA
- a CDS encoding tripartite tricarboxylate transporter substrate binding protein gives MMKSKTMLGAAGLLAAVAAGAVPNGASAAVDIPCRTAKLIVPWGAGGGTDVIFRVFVDAANKHGADPELQVVNIGGQGGNKGAKEAVKAKADGCTLFAIHQSAITSFLNGRVDFTWDAFEPVSMLTRTPAIFGANPDVPYNNINELVAAAKEKPGEIVAGGTLGSTSHFVFLLLEDAAGVKFKHVSYDGTRERMTALLAKNIELGEINLAAAKKYITTGELKALGITTPERNAEIPDVPTLNEQGYDMVYGTDRGVMLPKGTPQELIDHYASVFKKAAEDPEVLAQMEAKGTQVVYLDPAEYTAYFEDTFSRWKRIAKEVGLYKGE, from the coding sequence ATGATGAAGAGCAAAACGATGCTGGGTGCGGCGGGGCTGCTTGCGGCGGTCGCCGCCGGCGCGGTGCCGAACGGGGCTTCCGCGGCGGTCGACATTCCCTGCCGCACCGCCAAGCTGATCGTGCCCTGGGGCGCCGGCGGCGGTACCGACGTCATCTTCCGCGTTTTCGTGGACGCGGCCAACAAGCACGGCGCCGATCCGGAGCTGCAGGTCGTCAACATCGGCGGCCAGGGCGGCAACAAGGGCGCCAAGGAAGCGGTCAAGGCCAAGGCCGACGGCTGCACGCTGTTCGCCATTCACCAGAGCGCCATCACGTCTTTCCTGAACGGGCGCGTCGACTTTACCTGGGACGCTTTCGAGCCGGTCTCCATGCTGACCCGGACGCCGGCGATCTTCGGCGCCAACCCCGACGTGCCCTACAACAACATCAACGAGCTGGTGGCCGCGGCCAAGGAAAAGCCGGGCGAGATCGTTGCCGGCGGCACCCTGGGCTCGACCAGCCACTTCGTCTTCCTGCTGCTGGAAGACGCGGCGGGCGTGAAGTTCAAGCATGTTTCCTATGACGGCACCCGTGAGCGCATGACCGCGCTGCTGGCCAAGAACATCGAGCTGGGCGAGATCAACCTGGCCGCTGCCAAGAAGTACATCACCACCGGCGAGCTGAAGGCTCTGGGCATCACCACGCCGGAGCGTAACGCCGAGATCCCCGATGTGCCGACGCTGAACGAGCAGGGCTACGATATGGTCTATGGAACAGACCGCGGCGTGATGCTGCCCAAGGGCACGCCCCAGGAACTGATCGACCACTACGCGTCGGTCTTCAAGAAGGCGGCGGAAGACCCCGAGGTCTTGGCGCAGATGGAAGCCAAGGGCACCCAGGTGGTCTACCTCGACCCGGCCGAGTACACCGCCTACTTCGAGGACACCTTCAGCAGGTGGAAGCGCATCGCCAAGGAAGTGGGCCTCTACAAGGGCGAATAG
- a CDS encoding tripartite tricarboxylate transporter TctB family protein, with product MSRINRDVVVALLLLLFCGVFLWESAHIRLTDYASMNSRAWPQLVLGVLTLASLVYLWQAVTGRVAAAEQEEEAPVPAEGGILGWCLRYRNALICYALFFGFLITLDYLGMLLGGILFVFLALTLLGRPRLSLVVLHAAVAIGSVGAMWAIFTFGLRVFLPEGELLRIY from the coding sequence TTGTCTCGGATCAATCGCGATGTCGTGGTGGCATTGCTGCTGCTGCTGTTCTGCGGCGTCTTTCTCTGGGAATCGGCCCACATCAGGTTGACCGACTATGCTTCCATGAACTCTCGGGCATGGCCGCAACTCGTCCTGGGCGTCCTGACGCTGGCCTCGCTCGTCTACCTCTGGCAGGCCGTGACGGGACGAGTCGCAGCGGCCGAGCAGGAAGAGGAGGCGCCGGTCCCCGCGGAGGGCGGAATCCTCGGCTGGTGCCTGCGCTACCGCAACGCGCTGATCTGCTATGCGCTGTTCTTCGGCTTTCTGATCACCCTCGACTACCTCGGCATGCTGCTCGGCGGCATCCTCTTCGTCTTCCTGGCCTTGACGCTCCTGGGGCGGCCCAGGCTCTCGCTGGTCGTGCTGCATGCGGCGGTCGCGATCGGCTCGGTCGGCGCCATGTGGGCCATCTTCACCTTCGGATTGCGCGTCTTCCTGCCGGAAGGCGAGCTGCTGCGAATCTACTAG
- a CDS encoding tripartite tricarboxylate transporter permease, whose protein sequence is MGFEPLWGAFGEVFSAYNLILMFVGVTAGLIAGSIPGFTITMAVVLTLPFTFGLSAVEGLATMIGVFVGGLSGGLMSGMLTGIPGTPSSVATVFDGFPLVRKGKPGLALGLGVWSSFFGGIISAIILVLLAPQLARIGLEFGPWDFFALVIFALTITASLSGENLTKGIIAGLLGLLISTMGEDDINGVARFNFGTEVLQDKLEFLPVLVGLFAFSQLLSDVRDPERARRPLMERTAKAVRVEHLAAVRTILTHWLNLVRSAFIGVFTGILPAAGGSISNILAYDQAKKASKRPQDFGNGSPEGIIAPEASNNATAGGALITMMALGIPGDIVTAVMLGALLIHNVQPSPTFISDNPQLAYAIFVAFFLAHFIMIVMQAFCLRAFLWIVRMPMYFLAAVILMYCAIGVFALGNVTFNIWVLFAFGIIGYVMKLFGFPLAPIILGVVLGNIAELNLSRALGISDDLTLFITRPWSLFFLIVALFSAAFPWYQRMRTARVWTLFYVPAASLALSIPLFMMEGLVRPLLGALLIAWSVYTLYRHRQAGWALPEAPRET, encoded by the coding sequence ATGGGTTTCGAACCGCTCTGGGGCGCCTTCGGCGAAGTCTTCTCCGCCTATAACCTCATTCTCATGTTCGTGGGCGTGACGGCCGGCCTGATCGCCGGCTCGATCCCCGGTTTCACCATCACCATGGCGGTGGTCCTTACGCTGCCCTTCACCTTCGGCCTCAGCGCCGTGGAGGGCCTGGCCACCATGATCGGCGTCTTCGTCGGCGGGCTTTCCGGCGGGCTTATGTCGGGAATGTTGACCGGCATTCCCGGCACGCCGTCGTCCGTCGCCACCGTCTTCGACGGCTTTCCCCTGGTGCGCAAGGGCAAGCCCGGCCTGGCGCTGGGCCTCGGCGTCTGGTCGTCCTTCTTCGGCGGCATCATCTCCGCCATCATTCTGGTCCTGCTGGCCCCGCAGCTTGCCCGCATCGGGCTGGAGTTCGGCCCCTGGGATTTCTTCGCCCTGGTGATCTTCGCGCTGACCATCACAGCCAGCCTGTCGGGCGAGAACCTGACCAAGGGCATCATCGCCGGCCTCTTGGGACTGCTGATCTCGACCATGGGCGAGGACGACATCAACGGAGTCGCGCGCTTCAACTTCGGCACCGAGGTGCTGCAGGACAAGCTGGAGTTCCTGCCGGTGCTGGTCGGTCTCTTCGCCTTCTCTCAGCTCTTGAGCGACGTGCGCGATCCGGAGCGCGCGCGCCGGCCCTTGATGGAACGCACGGCCAAGGCGGTCCGTGTCGAGCACCTGGCGGCGGTCCGGACGATCCTGACCCATTGGCTGAACCTGGTGCGTTCCGCCTTCATCGGTGTCTTTACCGGCATTCTGCCGGCGGCCGGCGGCTCGATCTCCAACATCCTGGCCTACGACCAGGCCAAGAAGGCCTCCAAGCGGCCGCAGGACTTCGGCAACGGCTCGCCCGAGGGCATCATCGCGCCGGAAGCCTCCAACAACGCCACGGCCGGCGGCGCGCTGATCACCATGATGGCGCTGGGCATTCCCGGCGACATCGTGACGGCGGTCATGCTGGGGGCGCTGCTGATCCACAACGTGCAGCCCAGCCCGACCTTCATTTCCGACAATCCGCAATTGGCTTATGCGATCTTCGTCGCCTTCTTCCTGGCGCACTTCATCATGATCGTCATGCAGGCGTTCTGCCTGCGGGCCTTTCTGTGGATCGTGCGCATGCCGATGTATTTCCTGGCGGCGGTGATCCTGATGTACTGCGCCATCGGTGTCTTTGCCCTGGGCAACGTCACGTTCAACATCTGGGTGCTCTTCGCCTTTGGAATCATCGGCTATGTGATGAAATTGTTCGGCTTTCCCCTCGCGCCCATCATACTGGGCGTGGTGCTGGGCAATATCGCGGAGCTCAACCTGTCCCGCGCCTTGGGCATCAGCGACGACCTGACCCTCTTCATCACCCGGCCCTGGTCGCTGTTCTTCCTGATCGTCGCTCTGTTTTCGGCGGCCTTCCCCTGGTACCAGCGGATGCGGACGGCGCGGGTCTGGACGCTGTTCTACGTTCCGGCGGCCAGTTTGGCGCTCTCCATCCCCCTATTCATGATGGAAGGCCTGGTCAGGCCGCTGCTGGGCGCGCTGTTGATCGCCTGGTCGGTTTACACGCTCTATCGACACAGGCAGGCGGGCTGGGCCCTGCCGGAGGCGCCGCGCGAGACCTGA
- a CDS encoding 2-isopropylmalate synthase codes for MASKQAQAKKDATGGKSAGERVFIFDTTLRDGEQSPGCSMNLEEKLQVAHVLEEMGVDVIEAGFPIASKGDFEAVQAVAAAVKAARVAGLARATQRDIDRAAEALEGAAAPRIHTFISTSPLHMKFKLQMEPEAVHQAVIDSVGHARNLCDDVEWSPEDGTRTEHDFLCRCVESAIKAGAGTINIPDTVGYTVPEEFHALIAMLKNRVPNIDKAVISVHCHNDLGLGVANSLAAVQAGARQVECTINGIGERAGNAAMEEVVMALRTRHDAMPYVTGVKTEMITKASRLVSAITGFSVQPNKAIVGANAFAHESGIHQDGMLKNAETYEIMTPESVGLSRSTLVMGKHSGRHAFKSKLEELGFTLNDNEIQDAFVRFKDLADAKKDVYDEDIIALVDDAVLRHNDRLRFVSLQVVCGSKGPQTAELEMEIDGEAKAAKAAGNGPVDATFAAISQLFPHEAGLQLYQVHAVTEGTDAQAEVTVRLEENGKTVNGQGADHDTLVASARAYINALNKLLVKREKTAPQVMSA; via the coding sequence GTGGCGAGCAAGCAGGCCCAGGCGAAGAAGGACGCGACCGGCGGTAAATCCGCCGGGGAGCGCGTCTTTATCTTCGACACCACTCTGCGCGACGGCGAGCAGTCGCCGGGCTGCTCCATGAACCTCGAGGAAAAGCTGCAGGTCGCCCACGTCCTGGAGGAAATGGGCGTCGACGTCATCGAGGCCGGCTTTCCCATCGCCTCCAAGGGCGACTTCGAGGCCGTCCAGGCGGTGGCCGCCGCGGTCAAGGCGGCCCGCGTCGCCGGTCTGGCCCGCGCCACCCAGCGCGACATCGACCGCGCGGCCGAAGCCCTGGAGGGCGCCGCCGCCCCGCGCATCCACACCTTCATCTCCACCAGCCCGCTGCACATGAAGTTCAAGCTGCAGATGGAGCCGGAGGCGGTGCACCAGGCGGTGATCGACAGCGTCGGCCACGCCCGCAACCTCTGCGACGACGTGGAGTGGTCGCCCGAGGACGGCACCCGCACCGAGCACGATTTCCTCTGCCGCTGCGTGGAATCGGCGATCAAGGCCGGCGCCGGGACCATCAACATTCCCGACACCGTGGGCTATACCGTTCCCGAGGAGTTCCACGCCCTCATCGCCATGCTGAAAAACCGGGTGCCGAACATCGACAAGGCGGTGATCTCGGTGCATTGCCACAACGATCTGGGCCTCGGCGTCGCCAACTCCCTGGCCGCCGTGCAGGCCGGTGCCCGTCAGGTGGAGTGCACCATCAACGGCATCGGCGAGCGCGCCGGCAACGCGGCCATGGAAGAGGTGGTCATGGCGCTGCGCACCCGCCACGACGCCATGCCCTATGTGACCGGCGTCAAGACCGAGATGATCACCAAGGCCTCGCGCCTGGTCTCCGCCATTACCGGCTTCTCGGTGCAGCCCAACAAGGCCATCGTCGGCGCCAACGCCTTCGCCCATGAATCCGGCATCCACCAGGACGGCATGCTGAAGAATGCCGAGACCTACGAGATCATGACGCCGGAATCGGTCGGCCTCAGCCGCTCGACCCTGGTCATGGGCAAGCATTCCGGGCGCCACGCCTTCAAGTCCAAGCTGGAAGAGCTGGGCTTCACCCTGAACGACAACGAGATCCAGGACGCTTTCGTCCGCTTCAAGGACCTGGCCGACGCCAAGAAGGACGTCTACGACGAGGACATCATCGCCCTGGTCGACGACGCCGTGCTGCGCCACAACGACCGGCTGCGCTTCGTCTCCCTGCAGGTGGTCTGCGGTTCCAAGGGCCCGCAGACGGCCGAGCTGGAGATGGAGATCGACGGCGAGGCCAAGGCGGCCAAGGCCGCGGGCAACGGCCCGGTCGACGCCACCTTCGCGGCGATCTCGCAGCTTTTCCCCCACGAGGCCGGCCTGCAGCTCTATCAGGTCCATGCGGTGACCGAAGGTACCGATGCGCAGGCGGAAGTAACGGTCCGTTTGGAAGAGAATGGTAAAACGGTAAACGGCCAGGGCGCGGATCATGATACCCTGGTGGCCTCGGCGCGGGCCTACATCAACGCGCTGAACAAATTACTGGTGAAGCGGGAAAAGACGGCACCCCAGGTGATGTCGGCCTGA